A segment of the Deltaproteobacteria bacterium genome:
CAACCGGCTCTCTCTCCACGCGCTCCACCATGTAGCGCAAGTCATCCATAGGGATGTTGCGACCACCGAGACCGGCAACAAAGCTGCTAATGTTGCGATCTTTCTTCTCTGCCCGGGGGAAAGACCAGCGGACATCGCTGGCCAGAATGCCGCCTCTGCCAAGAGAAAGGCATTTTTCGAGAACCACGATGTTCATCTTGTCTTTCAAGGCATTGTATACCTCTTTGCGGGGAAAGGGCCTATAGGAACATATCTGCAGGAGGCCTACTTTCTTGCCTTCCTCTTCGAGCTGGTCGATGAGCTCCTTGATGGTGCCCACCACCGAGCCCATGGAGACAATTGCCAGGTCTGCCTCCTCCAGCTTGTAACTCTTGACAAAACCGCCGCTTTCTCTGCCAAAAGTGCGGGCAAACTCGGCACTGACCTCTTTGATGGTCTCCTCGGATTTCTCCAGTGCCCGGTGTAAAATGTAGCGAGTCTCCATATAAAAACGGGGATCAGCATACAGCCCAATGCCTCTCGGCCACCTGGGATCCACAATGTGCCGTGGTTTAAAAGGGGGCAGAAATTCATCAATCTCCTTCTGCTCCGGCATATCCACCGGTTCATAGGCATGGGTGAGAATAAAGCCGTCCATGCACACCATTACCGGCAGAAAGGTCTGCTCTGCTATCTTGAAGGCCTGCACGTGGAGATCAGCCGCCTCCTGATTGTCCTCAGCGTGCAGTTGAATCCAGCCCGCATCCCGTACTGCCATGGAATCCTGCTGGTCGTTCCAGATACTGAGAGGAGCAGAAATGGCCCGGTTGGCGCAGGTGAGCACAATCGGCAGTCGCATGCCAGCAATACAGTAGATCACCTCACTCATCAGCAAAAGCCCCTGCGAGGTGGTGGCTGTGTATGCTCGAGCCCCAGCTGCACTGGCGCCCAAGACCACCGAGGCTGCCGAAAACTCACTCTCCACGTTGACAAACTCTGCATCCAGTTGACCGGTCTCGACAATCAGAGCCAACTCTTCCACAATATGCGTCTGGGGAGTAATCGGGTAGGCCGAAATCACATTGGGTCGGCACATGGCCACAGTATGGGCAACTGCATGTGAACCTTCGATCTGTTTAAGCATCGTACTTCCTCTTTTCCATAATTTCCACAGCCCGCTCTAAGGCCGCTATGTTGCTTTCGCCGACTCTTCCCGGAAACTTTTCCATGATGGCCTCCTGCACCGCATTCACACTCACCAGTCCAGTAAGGGAGCAGAATGCCCCAATCATGATGGCATTGGGAATGGGTCTGCCAATGATCTCCAGGGCAATCTCGGTGGCCGGAATAGTCTCCACCCGAGCTGTAGTCTTCAGATTCAAATCCTCCGGACCGATTTCAGCATTCACCACAATCAACCCATCAGGCTTCAGACCTTCCAGAACCGGTACAGAGCCAATCAAGTGATGGTCTTGGACGATCAGGTAGTCCGGTGTTCTCACCTCTTCACGAGTCCTGATCTTTCTGTCGTCAATCCTCACGAACGCCTGCACAGGGGCACCCACTCGTTCAGCGCCAAACGAGGGAAACGCCTGGGCAAACTTGCCGTCCTTGAATGCAGCAATGGCCAACAGTTCGGCTGCGGCAACATTTCCCTGTCCGCCGCGACCGTGTATTCTGATTTCAATCATGCCTGCACCTTCGTCAATAGTTGCGCAAATCGACACCTCGTCCCCCGTATAGCGAGGGACTGCCCTTATCACTAGCCTGAAATGTCCATTTCCCGGCAACCAGCAACTCGCAAATGGATATAGAAGACTGACCGCAAGCGCAAGGGGAATGGCTGTGTTTTGCTTGGCAGGGTGTTCTGCAGAAACACGCATCCCGCGGGGAATCTCTCAGATTGAGAAACTACGCTCTACCTTTCCTGGAAAGCAGCCGGTCATCCTGGTTCAGTTCCCCTAGGAAAATCAGGCCCTGTTGTTGTAACCAATTGTGAAAAAGCAGTCAAGCACTCATTCTGCCATGTTGCCCTTTTCTCCTGGAAAAGAGATTTACTGTCAATCACTCGCCTACCTTCTTCCGTGAACTTCAAAGAAGTGGTATAAGAGATAGCACTATGATGTTTACCAAGTTAATTTACACCTGAAAGCCTTGGCTGGGTGAATAATAGCGATTGATCTCAATGGAAAAACATGGTTCAACTGAAAGCAGCTGCTTAGAGTGCTCCCATTCCGGATGGTTCCTGGGCTCCCATGTCTCTTTCTGCTTGATATCCAGGGAGTCCGGAGGAAGGTGAGGACAGGAGGAGACATGTTCGAAAATTATCCAAAAGAGGTTATCCTAAAAGAGGGCACACGATGCACCCTGAGGCCCATGATCAGAGACGACCAAGACGCCCTCTACAGGTTCTTCCTTTCATTGCCTGAAAAGGACAGGAAGTACCTGCGACATGATCCCACTGACCGAAGACTCATTGAAAAGTGGTGTCGAGAACTCGATTATGGCAGGGTATTTCCCATCCTGGCAGAGCATGAGGGAAAAATCGTCGCCAATGCCACCCTTCACCGGCAAACCTTTGGCTGGGGAAAGCATGTGGGCGAGATCAGGGTCACCATTGCAGCGGACTTCCAACAACAAGGTCTGGGTTCTCTGCTCCTGGAAGAACTTTCTGCGGTAGCCCGCAAGATGGAACTGGAAAAACTCTGCGCCCGCGTGGTAACTGCCCAACCTGAAGTCATCAAAGTATTTGAAAAAAATGGCTTTATCCAGGCAACCGTACTGAAGAACTTCATCAAAGACGTTCAGGAACATGATTACAAGGATATCGCTATTCTCAGCAAAGACTTGAAATAATCCAGAGGATCAAGAGCAGGCAAGGAGATATTATGCGAGAGGTGGTAATCGCCAGTGCTGTCCGCACCCCCATCGGCTCTTTTGGAGGTACCCTGAGAGATGTGCCAGCCGTCGACTTGGGAAGCATTGCCATAAAAGAGGTTCTTGCCAGAGCCAAAGTCCGTCCAGAAAAGGTTGACGAAGTAGTCATGGGAAATGTGCTGCAGGCTGGACTGGGACAAAATCCGGCCAGACAGTCAGCAATTCATGCCGGCTTGAGCCAGTACATCCCTGCAGTTACCGTAAACAAGGTGGGCGGCTCGGGCATGAAAGCTGTAACCATGGCAGCCCAGGCCATAAAGGCTGGCGATGCGGAAATTATAGTTGCCGGGGGCATGGAAAACATGAGCGAAGCCCCCTTTGTGCTGCCGCATTCCAGGTGGGGCCAGAGAATGGGCCACGACCAGCTTATAGACATTATGCTGCAGGATGCCCTGTGGTGTTCCTTTGGCCATCAACCGTTGGGGGTAACCGCCGAACATATTGCTGAAAAATTTGGCATCAGTAGGGAAGAACAGGATGCCTATGCCCTGGAGAGCCACCGAAAGGCGATTACAGCCATCAATGAGGGCCGCTTCAAGAAAGAAATTATTCCAGTAACAGTGCCCAGACTGAAGGCAGAGCCGATCATCTTCGACACGGATGAACATCCTAGAGACGATCTAACCATGGAGGAACTGGCAAAGTGTAGACCAGCTTTTAAAGAAGACGGCACTATCACTGCCATGAACTCGGCAGGAATTAACGACGGCGCAGCAGCCCTCCTGCTCATGAGCGCAGAAAAAGCCTTCACTATGGGCATCAAACCTCTGGCCAAAATAGTGGCCTATGACTATCAGGGGTGCGAACCCGAGTTGATGGGCACCGGGGCAATCTATGCTGCTCGAAGTGTTATCCACAAAGTGAGTGAAAAACTGGGCAAACCGGTTGACCTGGTGGAACTGGTGGAAGCCTTTGCTGTGCAGGCCATCGCCTGTCTCAGAGAGCTGCAGCTCGACCCGCAGATTGTCAACGTCAACGGCGGCACCATTGCCCTTGGCCACCCTGTGGGCTGCAGCGGAGCAAGAATCTTAACCAGCCTTCTTTACGAGATGGAGAGGCGAGACGCCAAGGTTGGCCTGGCTGCTCTCTGCATTGGCGGCGGCATGGGCATAGCCACTGTTCTGGAAAGGGAGTGGTATTTCTAGACTTCGAGATTGACTTTTCCATACCTTGGCGAAATGGAGGTCTACCGCAGATGATATTACATGACTACCCAAAAGTGGTGAATCTTCGAGACGGCACATCGATCACAATCAGACCCCTTCGCAAAGATGACGAAGAGGCTCTCTACGATTACTTCAATCGCTTGCCTCCAGAAGATCGCCTGCGTCTCAAGGACGATGTTACCGACCGCAAGGTAATCGAAAACTGGATCCTGGATCTAGACTATGACTCCGTGCTGCCGCTGCTGGCTCTCCACAACGACCGGATAATCGCCAACGCTACCCTCCACTTCAGCCCCATCGGCTGGACTAAACATCAGGCCGAGATTCGCATCACCAGCGACCCGGAGTACAGGAAAAAAGGGCTGGCAACTATTCTCATCGAAAACCTGATCGATATTGCCATCGATCTGGGCCTGGAACAGCTGACCGCTGAAATTGTCCCAGAACTGGACAAGGCTCGCGTCCTTTTCGAGAAATTGGGGTTCAGACAGGCTGGAGTGCTCAAAGGCTTCATCAAGGACATCCAGGGAAACTACGCAGACCTGGTTCTCATGGTCAGAGACATTCGCTGGTGAGAATTCTGGAGCTCAATCACCTTTACACTTGCTGCAAAACATCTATATACCCAGCGCGCCTCTTTTTTTATTTCCCTGGAGCGGCCACAAGATCAGTCTCCTTTCGGCTGGGGGGAGATCGATCCCATGAGCGGATATTGTCAGTACTGGTTTTTCTAGAGATCTGAGCCCTTCCTCTTGTAAAATGAAATGAAAATCCTAGTCATTGAAGACGACCCGGTAATTACTGAATTCTTGTCTACAGGTTTGACCTATGAAGGCTACGAGGTGGCAGCAAGCGCTACTGGGAAAGCGGCTCTGCATGAGTTGCGGCACAGGGCTTACGACCTGATAATACTGGATATTATGCTTCCAGACCTAGACGGCTTTGAGGTTTGTCGACACATACGCTCTCATGATTCAGAGCTGCCAATTCTCATGCTCACGGTCAAGAAGGAAGTATCCGACCGGGTGAAAGGTTTGGACAGTGGTGCAGACGATTACTTGACAAAACCTTTCAGTTTCGACGAACTTCTAGCCCGCATTCGGGCACTATTGCGCCGCAGCGGCAAGACCCTCAAGAACAGAAAATTGCAGGCTGAAGGCATTGTACTCGATGTGGAGTCGCGGGAAGTAAGCCAGTATGGCAGGAGAATCGACCTTACTCCAACAGAATTCCGTTTGCTGGAACTCTTCATGCGTCACCCGCACCGCGTCTTTACCAGGGAGACGCTTCTGAATCGAGTGCTCGGTTACGATTATGATGGGGGCACCAATGTCATTGACGTCCACATAAGCCACCTGCGCAGGAAATTAGGCGATCGGCCGCCACGCCTCATTCGAACCGTGTATGCCATGGGCTACGCCTTTTACCCGGAGAGCGGCAAGTGAGAGGCTGGGAAGAATTCTCTTTGCGAGCACGTCTTGTTCTGCTTTACGCTGTCCTGCTCATCTTTTCCGTGGTCCTGGTGGGCTGTTATTCTTACTGGAATATCTGGCAGTTGTTCATCAGCAACAAGAGCAGTCATTTGCGCGCCAGGGCAAAGCCTATTATAGAGCACTGGCTTCTTGACAAAGATCTGGCAAAGGAAGATCCCTCTCTCTTGCATCTCGATCCTCGGGATGCCCTTGTCTTGGCCCGGGATCTGACGTCTCGAGATGCCGTTGCCATTGTCCTGAATCGGCAAGGCGAAATAGTTGCCAACGGCAAACGGCTGCCTGAAGAACCAACGGCGCCGCCGCCTGCTGGGCAGTATTTGCGCCAGGCCCTCTCCGGAAAAAACGAAATTACCTACCGCAGTGAAGTAAATGGCAAACCTGTACTGGTCCTGCTGATCCCGCTTCGTCCATTGCCGGCAAGCCCCCAGATTTTCGGCGTCATCCAGATAAGCACTCTGCTCACAGATATCAACCAGATCCTCTTCCGTCATGGTGCCATGCTGATTGCTGTGGTAGCCGTTATCTTGATTTTGGGAATCGCCGTCGGCTTCTGGCTGATTGGCGTCAGCTTGAAAGACTTGCGCAGTCTGGTGACAATCTGCAATCAAATCAGGGAGGGGAATTTTACCCGGCGAGCGCACCCCAAGAATCGCCGGGACGAAATCGGCCAACTGGCGGCCTCGTTCAACCAAATGGTGGACCAACTCGAAGCCACTTTTGCGGCGCAGCGACGTTTTGTGGCCAATGCTGCTCATGAGCTGTTCACGCCGCTCACCGGCTTGCGCGGTTCTCTGGAAGTGCTGCTGCGGGGTGCCCAGGACGACGCCGCAGCCACTGCTCGCCTCTGCCGGGGCATGTTCAAGGAGGTCAACCGGTTGATCCGGCTCTGTGATCAACTCCTGGGGCTGTCCCGCCTGGCAAGCTCGGCCAACGTTCGCAAACAAAAAATCATTTTGGCCGACTTCCTTTATGATTTCAAACAGCAGGCGCAAGTCCTGGCTCCCAACCGCTCCCTGATCATACAGAATGGACCTTTCGCCGCCGTAAGCGCGGATCCTGACCTGCTGAATCAAATTCTTTTGAACCTTCTTACCAATGCTCTCCGCTACTCTCCGCCGGAGACGCCCGTAATTGTAGGTTGGCGACTACTGCCGGGGCAGGTTGAAATCCGACTTGCAGATCAGGGAATTGGCATGGATAAAGAAACCTTGTCCCACATTTTTGAACCGTTTTATCAGGGGAAATCTGCAGCAGTTTCAGGTGAAAAAGGCACAGGACTGGGACTGGCATTGGCAAAATCCATGGTTGCCGCCCACGGCGGCAACCTACGGGTGGCAAGCGAGCCCGGCAAAGGCACAACAGTTTATTTTACCCTTCCCCTCGAGTAACACAACCCCACCCCTGGCAGCGATCCTTCCTGAAAAATCTTAATCTTTTCTTAATATCTCCTTCCGGACTTCTTAACCTTTGTTCACTATTCTGAAATAAGCAGGCAAAAGGGGAGGGACGTATGCCGAAGTACTCGAGCAAAAAGACAGCCAAGTTTCTGGTCCCAGCCATAGCCCTGCTCTGTGACGGCTGTGCCCTGAACGGACCGCCACCTCCCGTATTTCCCGGCCTGTTCAACTCGAGTTTTGCCTGGCTGGTGATCGGACTCTTATTAATGATTGGCATTCTGGCCTGGAAAAAACTCAGTTATTCCAGACTGCCGCCAATAGATTATCTGACCGACGCTGTCAATGCCATCAATGAGCGGCTAACCATTCTGGAGCAGAAAATAGAGCAGGCAGAAAAGAGACAAGATGAACACAACAAATAGACCTACCGCAAGGTAAGGAGAACACCATGAAGAAAGTTTGCCTTGTTTTCGTCATCCTGTTGTCCGTTATTTTTTTTGCAGAGAACTCTTTGGCACAGACAATAGCTGGGCCACCATTGTTGCTGCAGCAAGTTCCCGCACCTCCTCCTGCACCGGGTGTTTCACCGGGTCAACCAGTCGCACCGCCGCCGCCGGGCCCGGGAATGGCGGTTGGCCAGACTATCCCCCCCAGCATCCTGCTGACCAATCTGACGAAAGCAGTCGCTGCTGTCAAGAGGCTCGGCAGTCGGCTCTCGCCGGGAAAAGTCTGGATCGGGCGCGGTCCTGGTGGAGAGATTGAAATAAAGGCCGGCCTGTTGTACCAGGGCATTGTCATTGCTGCCTTGCATTTTGATCCCCGCAACGGCAGGATGCTGCCCCTGGGCATCAGTCCCCATGCATATCAGATCGGCATCCAGCTGGCAGCCTTAAAGGCCCGCCTGGCAAACATGATCAAGAAGTTGAAAATCCTCAGTGCCGCGGAGTTTGTGGACCCTGAAGTGAGCTGGTCTTTTCCTGTTGCCTTGGGCAATACCATTGTTACCCATGTCAAAGTCTACTATGACGGCACGCACATCGTGCAAGATTATGCGGCAAGTCAGGAAATGATGTTCTATGGCCAATAAGGTTTATTCTGCGACTGTTTTCGCCCTGAAAAACTCTCTGCTGTCTGTAGTACTGCTCATAGCATCGTTGGGCCTGGCGGTGGCTTTTCGACAGCCTCTGGAGCGCTTACCATCTCTTGTAGACTGGAACACCATCATCACCCTGAGCGGCCTGTTGATGGTCACCACGGGGATCAAAGAGAGTGGTCTGTTTTACCTGCTGGCCTACCGTCTATGTCAAAGGATCGACAGAGAACGGTTTCTCGCCCTGCTGTTAGTTTTTCTTTCGGCAATACTCGCCATGTTTTTGACCAACGACATCGCTCTATTTATCATGGTTCCACTTACTCTGAGCCTGCAACAGATCACGGAAAACGATTACAGCAAGATCATCATTTTTGAAGCCATTGCCGTAAATGTCGGCTCATCACTGACGCCTATCGGCAATCCTCAAAACATCTTTCTCTGGCACCGCTGGGACGTTTCCTTCCTGCTTTTTGCTAAAGAAATGGCTCCGTTGGTTCTTATGATGTCACTCTGGCTGTCTGTCATGACCCTTCTGTGTTTTTCCCCGAGGGAAATAAGAGTTGCTAATCGCCATTATCCCACTGTAAATCGTGGTCTGTTTATCCTGTGTTCTCTTTTGTTAGTTGCATTTATTATTGCGGTTGAGCTGGACTACGAAAGATATTTTCTGGCAGTGGTCTTTGTTGTTCTGTTGCTGTCCCACAGAAACGTCATCCTGAAAACCGATTGGGGACTCATTTTTCTGTTCATTTTAATCTTCATCGATTTGAATCTGATCTGCCGCTTTCAGGCAGTACATGATCTGCTTTCCAGGTTGAATTTTAATCATATTCCTACTCTGTTTCTCTCCGGAGCTTTTTTTTCGCAAGTAATCAGCAATGTGCCAGCAACTATTTTGCTGGCCAATTATTCAACTAATTTCAAGATAATCGCCTATGCTGTCAACATTGGTGGCAATGGTTTATTGATCAGTTCCCTGGCCAACTTGATCGCTTTGCGGTTTTCTCAGAAGCGCTCCAACTATCTAGTTTTTCATGCTTATTCCCTGTCCTTTTTCATGATCTCCCTGATTTCATCTTATTATTTATTTACCTAGATCACCCGGTTGTTCTTCACGGAACTGCGTCAAGCACTGGAGAATCTACTCTCCCTCCATGCCTAACTGGCAACTGGAGGCAGCAGGTCTGCGTTAGTACCTGAAAATCCTCCAAAATCCATCTCCTACTCCCATGGAAAATATGAACTCCGGGGACAGCACCAGCATATATTTTTATTGGTGCTTCCGATGGCAGCACAGATATATATCGAGATTTTATATTTGACACATCGACTTTTTCCATATTATAGACAGCTGACATAATCATCCCTGCAACGAGGTCACCTGTGATATACGATTTTGGCTTTACCTGAAGGCTGTCAGCCATCTAACCGGGCTTGTTAGAGGAAGCCTTGTGGCAAAATCGTAGCCAAGCCGGCACTGTTTTTTTCAGCATCAAACAAGCAATTCTAGTCGATTTCGGCACCATTCCAGTCAAACTCTAACCAGAAAAGCATGTCTGTTGAGTCCAGTAGCAGGCAATGGTTGACTTCTCTAGAGGCAGCCAGTTTCCTGGCAAGGAGGAATGTTCAATGAAAACCCGTGCCATTGTCGCCGCACTAATAGCCTATTTTACCTTCGGCATCTGCTCAACTGCTTTTTGCAAGAGTCATTCAGGAGTTGTCACCATAGAAGTCGATCTCTTAGCCCAGGCTCAGGGGCAGATTGCCCGCCTGTGGATCCCTTACCCTGTTTCTGACCGAGAGCAGCTCATCAGTGACATTCGTACATCTGGCAATTATTCTGCAATGGCAGTTTATACGGACCGGACTTATGGTACGGCCATTCTTTATGCGGAATTGCCGCGCCATGCCAGGAGCCGAAAGTTGAAGTTTTCCTTTGCGGTTGAACGTCAAGAGGTTCGCTGTGACGATCTTCCCCTACAGGAAAGCAACTGGAACCCTGGCGATTACGCCCTGTTCCTCAAACCAACCACCCTTGGCCCAATCGACGGTGAAGTGAAAAAACTGTCCGACAGCATCACCAGAGGAAAAAAGACATTAGTGGAAAAAGCTAAAGCAATCTATGACTGGACCTGTGAGAATATGTATCGGGATCCGAAAGTCGTGGGATGCGGCAAAGGTGACGTGTGCCAGCTCCTGAAGACCCGAGGAGGAAAATGCACGGATATCTCCTCTGTGTTTATTGCCCTGGCCCGCGCTGCCGGTGTGCCCTGTCGGGAGGTCTTCGGCATCCGCCTGGGGCAAAAGACCAGCGAAAACATCACTGCCTGGCAACACTGCTGGGCTGAATTCTTTCTACCAGGCTATGGCTGGGTCCCGGTCGATCCTGCAGATGTGCGCAAGGCAATGCTTCGCGAGAAACTGGCTCTCCAGGACGCGAAAACCAAAGAATACCGGGATTACTTCTGGGGCGGCATCGACGCCTACCGTGTGGTTATTTCTCGGGGCCGCGATATTACACTCAATCCTCCACAGGAAGGTGCACCACTCAACACCTTTGCCTATCCTTATGCGGAAGTGGGGGGGAATCCACTAGATTTCTATGATCCGGCATCGTTCATCTACAGCATCACCTATCGCCAAAAATGATAACTCGGGCAGTCTGGTGGGCGTGGTCGACCAGTACTTACCCTAGAGCTTCCAAGAAAATTCTATAGATCATGGAAAGCTGGCTTTGTTGTTCTCCACAGGGAAAATGAGCATATCCAATTGGTTGTATAAGTTATGTCGCTGGGTTCTTGCCGGAGTCTTCATATATGCTGGCTTTAGCAAGCTTGTGGAACCTGGGGCCTTTGCTGCCCTGCTCGAGGCTTATGGCGTCGTTCCTGCAAGTCTGCTCCTGCCTGTAGCCATTTTCCTGCCAGCCCTGGAAGTGGCTGCCGGCCTCGGCTTGGTGTTCGACATTGAAGGTAGCCTTGCCTTGATTGCTGGTCTCCTCGGGCTTTTTGTCAGCATGCTGATCTATGCCATCTGGATAGGACTGGATGTGGACTGCGGCTGCTTTGGTTCGGAAGAGCTTACAGCCGCAGCACTTCACAGTCTCCGCCCAGCCCTTTACCGTGATTTGTTCATGCTTGCCGACGTCGTTTTTCTCTATGTATGGCGCCGCTGTACCGCCACCAGGCCCGTAGAGGCAAGACAGCTGGTAGATAAATTATTGAACAAGAGGAGGACTAAAGATGCCTACGTCTAAATCAGTGCTGATATCGATGGTCATTATCATTCTGGCAGCTGCACTGGCAAATCCGGCCATGGCTTTTTGGGGCAACAAATTCGAGAAAGAGGTGGAAAAGGAAGCCCTGGCAGTAAAACTCGTCCGGGAGGTGCAGCGAGGGGGCTACCATGTGGTCACCACCGAAGAACTCAAGGTATGGCTCGACTCTGGCAGGGATATGGTGATAGTGGATGCCATGCCGTACGATGCCAGCTACAAGAAGCAACATATACCCGGAGCAGTGCAATTCCTCTTCCCCATCCCAGAGATGAAGGAATGGGACAGCGAAAAAACAGGCGGCAAGACACCGGAAGATTTTATGAAACTACTTGGCAACGACAAAAACAAGGTTATCATTATTTATTGCGGCTTTGTCAAATGCACCCGCAGCCACAACGGGGCAGCCTGGGCCGTAAAGCTCGGTTACAAGAATGTCTATCGATATCCGGGTGGCATTTTTGCCTGGAAGGGAGCAAAATATCCCACAGAAAAGGCAGAGTAAGAGATGTCTGGTCAGGCAATTTTGGCTAGCACTGTAGACAGAGCACCCGAACCCGAGAGACAGACCTGAAAACTCTGTCGATAATGATTTGCGCCAATTGTCTCGGAGACTGGATTTGGTAACAGAAAGCAGTTGTCATGAATGTGGGACACACGGTCACGACATGGACGCTGGAGACAAGGGACTTGTTTCACAGGAAGTCAAGTAGTTTGTCGGAAGGATAATCATTTGATGGTAATGAAACTTGTTTTTGTCTGTCCGACCCATAAAAAAGTATTCAGAAGTGCAGATTTCACTATCCTGGACAACAAGGGTATCATCACAGGTCCCGCAGGTGAAAAGACTCTAGATGCCAAGGTAGTGCTCAACAGCCCTTGTCCGTTTTGCAGTGAAAAACATACCTACCGTGCAACTGAGTTATCCTGTCCATTTGACCGTTCAGAAGATTTGGAAATCCGCAGAGGGAGAACGCCCATGGGGCAAAGCAAGAAAATCCGTTTGACTGCAACAGTAGCCGGCTCTGGCTGAGCCTCCAAACTGCCTCCAGGGGACCTGGATAGAGCGCTGTGTGGCATGGTCTTTCCAACCGACAACAATGTAATCATAGGCCTGGATCGTGCGGACGACGCCGGCGTTTACCAAATTTCTGCAGACCTGGCATTGATCCAAACCGTTGATTTTTTCACACCCGTGGTGGACGACCCTTACTGGTTCGGCCAAATTGCTGCCGCCAATGCCCTGAGCGATGTCTATGCCATGGGCGGCACGCCAAAGACAGCCATGAACCTGGTAGCATTTCCGCTTGGGGAAATGGATCTCACAATTCTGCGGCAAATCATCCAGGGCGGCATCGACAAACTCCGGGAGGCCGAGGTTGTTCTCATTGGCGGACACAGCGTCGATGACAAAGAGCTCAAGTACGGTCTGTCTGTCACCGGCGTCATACATCCGAACCGGGTAATTGCCAAAACAACCCTGCAGCCTGGAGACCGGCTGATTTTGACCAAGCCGCTGGGCTTCGGCATCATCAACACTGCCATCAAGGCGGCTATGGCTTCTGCAGAACTTACTGCCGAAGTGACCCGGTTGATGGCCACCCTGAACCGAGACGCCGCCAGGACCATGGCGGACTTTAAAGTGAGCGCCTGCACAGACGTGACCGGCTTCGGGCTGCTGGGACACCTGGCTGAAATGGTGTGCGGCTCGCGCACAAGTGTGCGGCTCCATTCAGCCCAGGTGCCGGTCATGGCCGAAGCTCTGGAATACGCAGCCATGGGACTCATTCCGGCCGGAGCTTACAAGAACAGAGAGTTCCGGGAACAGATGATCACCTTTGCTGAGACCGTACCCCGCCCTCTTCAAGACGTGCTGTTCGACCCGCAAACATCAGGTGGACTGCTGATCAGCCTCAGCAGGGATCAGGCTGACAGTCTGCTTTCGGCCCTTAAAGATGCTGGCATTACCGATGCTGCTTATATTGGCGAAATAACAGACAATCCGGAAGAGAAGATATGGGTAGTCTAGAGCTGTCTTTCAACAAACGGTGATGAATTGGTAATCTGGGAGAGATAAGAAATGAAAGAGATCGATGCCCGGGGTCTGGCC
Coding sequences within it:
- a CDS encoding anion transporter, whose product is MANKVYSATVFALKNSLLSVVLLIASLGLAVAFRQPLERLPSLVDWNTIITLSGLLMVTTGIKESGLFYLLAYRLCQRIDRERFLALLLVFLSAILAMFLTNDIALFIMVPLTLSLQQITENDYSKIIIFEAIAVNVGSSLTPIGNPQNIFLWHRWDVSFLLFAKEMAPLVLMMSLWLSVMTLLCFSPREIRVANRHYPTVNRGLFILCSLLLVAFIIAVELDYERYFLAVVFVVLLLSHRNVILKTDWGLIFLFILIFIDLNLICRFQAVHDLLSRLNFNHIPTLFLSGAFFSQVISNVPATILLANYSTNFKIIAYAVNIGGNGLLISSLANLIALRFSQKRSNYLVFHAYSLSFFMISLISSYYLFT
- a CDS encoding transglutaminase domain-containing protein, whose product is MKTRAIVAALIAYFTFGICSTAFCKSHSGVVTIEVDLLAQAQGQIARLWIPYPVSDREQLISDIRTSGNYSAMAVYTDRTYGTAILYAELPRHARSRKLKFSFAVERQEVRCDDLPLQESNWNPGDYALFLKPTTLGPIDGEVKKLSDSITRGKKTLVEKAKAIYDWTCENMYRDPKVVGCGKGDVCQLLKTRGGKCTDISSVFIALARAAGVPCREVFGIRLGQKTSENITAWQHCWAEFFLPGYGWVPVDPADVRKAMLREKLALQDAKTKEYRDYFWGGIDAYRVVISRGRDITLNPPQEGAPLNTFAYPYAEVGGNPLDFYDPASFIYSITYRQK
- a CDS encoding DoxX family protein, producing MSISNWLYKLCRWVLAGVFIYAGFSKLVEPGAFAALLEAYGVVPASLLLPVAIFLPALEVAAGLGLVFDIEGSLALIAGLLGLFVSMLIYAIWIGLDVDCGCFGSEELTAAALHSLRPALYRDLFMLADVVFLYVWRRCTATRPVEARQLVDKLLNKRRTKDAYV
- a CDS encoding rhodanese-like domain-containing protein, encoding MPTSKSVLISMVIIILAAALANPAMAFWGNKFEKEVEKEALAVKLVREVQRGGYHVVTTEELKVWLDSGRDMVIVDAMPYDASYKKQHIPGAVQFLFPIPEMKEWDSEKTGGKTPEDFMKLLGNDKNKVIIIYCGFVKCTRSHNGAAWAVKLGYKNVYRYPGGIFAWKGAKYPTEKAE
- the selD gene encoding selenide, water dikinase SelD, with translation MGQSKKIRLTATVAGSGUASKLPPGDLDRALCGMVFPTDNNVIIGLDRADDAGVYQISADLALIQTVDFFTPVVDDPYWFGQIAAANALSDVYAMGGTPKTAMNLVAFPLGEMDLTILRQIIQGGIDKLREAEVVLIGGHSVDDKELKYGLSVTGVIHPNRVIAKTTLQPGDRLILTKPLGFGIINTAIKAAMASAELTAEVTRLMATLNRDAARTMADFKVSACTDVTGFGLLGHLAEMVCGSRTSVRLHSAQVPVMAEALEYAAMGLIPAGAYKNREFREQMITFAETVPRPLQDVLFDPQTSGGLLISLSRDQADSLLSALKDAGITDAAYIGEITDNPEEKIWVV